One Aegilops tauschii subsp. strangulata cultivar AL8/78 chromosome 7, Aet v6.0, whole genome shotgun sequence genomic window carries:
- the LOC109768411 gene encoding malonyl-coenzyme:anthocyanin 5-O-glucoside-6'''-O-malonyltransferase-like, with protein sequence MAPGPLNPVTVMEQCHVSPSPLPSPLPPAVKPQTLPLTFFDLVFWDVPPVQRLFFYDNADLLGAPEFLLHELRLFEKSLAAALHHFYPLAGTLVCSIPEAGAPEVVFSDGDSVRLTVAVGGDDFQDLAGDHARDTARLRPLLPSLPRHGGGGGSRCRTQDVFAVQLTVFPHAGLCIGTTLHHAVADGSSYVHFMRTWAAIHRLGPGCGGKWAAVDAPPLLDRSVVRDENGLREVFLRDHRAHEAAGGKRLHGWDLGQRPGAAGLATFRFTEKLLRGLGRQVESETTARRCSPYALACGAVWAGIVHARGSNASFGFVTGCKPRATPPVPGNYFGNCLGLCRVGKEEEAKPSGGLTAATASAAIWLAIEGLAEQGRVFRDARGWVRLVREYASARAVTVAGSPKLGVYAATDLGAPWGRPRKVEIVSVERTGALALAESGRDGDGGIEVGLALPRGEMEAFRAFYHDLVSHSVVVLTAARRDVRTFGPVDRCLPDRATATVTFAGGNLALSFYFYIFYS encoded by the coding sequence ATGGCGCCCGGGCCACTTAACCCTGTGACGGTCATGGAGCAGTGCCATGTCTCGCCGTCGCCGTTGCCATCGCCGTTGCCACCGGCCGTGAAGCCACAGACACTGCCGCTCACCTTCTTCGACCTCGTCTTCTGGGACGTCCCGCCCGTGCAGCGCCTCTTCTTCTACGACAACGCCGACCTCCTCGGCGCACCCGAGTTCCTCCTCCACGAGCTGCGCCTGTTCGAGAAGTCCCTGGCCGCCGCGCTGCACCACTTCTATCCCTTGGCCGGGACGCTGGTGTGTAGCATACCGGAGGCCGGGGCGCCCGAGGTCGTGTTCTCGGACGGCGACTCTGTCCGCCTCACGGTTGCGGTCGGCGGCGACGACTTCCAGGACCTCGCCGGCGACCACGCGCGCGACACCGCGAGGCTCCGTCCGCTGCTGCCTTCGCTGCCgagacacggcggcggcggcggctctcgATGCAGAACTCAGGACGTATTTGCCGTCCAGCTCACCGTGTTCCCTCACGCCGGTTTGTGCATTGGCACGACGCTGCACCACGCCGTGGCCGACGGTTCCAGCTACGTGCACTTCATGAGGACGTGGGCCGCCATCCACCGCCTCGGCCCCGGGTGCGGCGGGAAGTGGGCCGCGGTGGACGCGCCCCCGCTGCTCGACCGCAGCGTCGTGCGAGACGAGAACGGGCTCCGCGAGGTGTTTCTCCGCGACCACCGGGCTCACGAGGCGGCCGGCGGCAAGCGGCTCCACGGCTGGGACCTCGGTCAACGTCCGGGCGCCGCTGGCCTCGCGACGTTCCGGTTCACGGAGAAGCTGCTCCGTGGGCTCGGAAGGCAGGTGGAGTCGGAGACCACGGCGCGGCGGTGCTCGCCCTACGCGCTGGCTTGCGGTGCTGTCTGGGCAGGCATCGTGCACGCGCGCGGCAGCAACGCCAGCTTCGGGTTCGTGACCGGGTGCAAGCCCCGCGCGACCCCTCCGGTGCCGGGAAACTACTTCGGCAACTGCCTGGGGCTCTGCCGCgtggggaaggaggaggaggcgaagcCGAGCGGCGGCCTCACCGCGGCCACGGCCTCCGCGGCGATCTGGCTGGCGATCGAGGGGCTCGCGGAGCAGGGGCGGGTGTTCCGGGACGCGCGCGGTTGGGTGCGGCTGGTGCGGGAGTACGCGTCGGCGCGCGCGGTGACCGTGGCCGGGTCGCCGAAGCTGGGCGTGTACGCGGCGACGGATCTGGGAGCGCCGTGGGGACGGCCCCGGAAGGTGGAGATCGTCTCGGTGGAGCGGACGGGCGCGCTGGCGCTGGCGGAGAGCGGCCGGGACGGGGACGGCGGCATCGAGGTCGGGCTGGCGCTGCCGCGCGGCGAGATGGAGGCGTTCCGCGCGTTCTACCACGACCTGGTCAGCCACAGCGTCGTCGTACTGACAGCGGCAAGGCGTGACGTGCGTACGTTTGGACCCGTCGATCGTTGTTTGCCGGACAGAGCCACCGCAACTGTGACGTTTGCAGGGGGCAATTTGGCCTTAtctttttatttttatattttttatagtTGA